In one window of Synchiropus splendidus isolate RoL2022-P1 chromosome 15, RoL_Sspl_1.0, whole genome shotgun sequence DNA:
- the LOC128771931 gene encoding gap junction delta-2 protein-like, which translates to MGEWTILERLLEAAVQQHSTMIGRILLTVVVIFRILIVAIVGETVYNDEQSMFVCNTLQPGCNQACYDKAFPISHIRYWVFQIIMVCCPSLCFITYSVHQSAKQKERRYSTVYLSLDKDQDMKRDDSKKIKNTIVNGVLQNTENSNKEAEPECLEVKDIPNSTMRTTKSKMRRQEGISRFYIIQVVFRNALEIGFLVGQYFLYGFNVPAVYECDRYPCIKDVECYVSRPTEKTVFLVFMFAVSGICVVLNLAELNHLGWRKIKAAVRGVQARRKSIYEIRNKDLPRMSMPNFGRTQSSDSAYV; encoded by the exons ATGGGGGAGTGGACCATTTTGGAGCGTCTCCTGGAGGCGGCTGTCCAGCAGCACTCCACCATGATCGGGAG GATCCTGCTGACAGTGGTGGTGATATTCCGGATTCTGATTGTGGCCATAGTTGGCGAGACGGTGTACAACGATGAGCAGTCGATGTTTGTGTGCAACACGCTGCAGCCCGGCTGTAACCAGGCCTGCTATGACAAAGCCTTCCCCATTTCCCACATCCGCTACTGGGTGTTCCAGATCATCATGGTGTGCTGCCCCAGCCTCTGCTTCATCACCTACTCCGTCCACCAGTCTGCCAAGCAGAAGGAGCGTCGCTACTCCACCGTCTACCTGTCCCTGGACAAAGACCAGGACATGAAGAGGGACGACAGCAAGAAGATCAAGAACACCATCGTGAACGGAGTCCTGCAGAACACAGAGAACTCAAACAAGGAGGCGGAGCCTGAGTGCCTGGAGGTGAAGGACATTCCTAACTCAACCATGCGAACTACTAAGTCCAAAATGCGACGGCAGGAGGGCATCTCCAGGTTCTACATCATCCAGGTGGTGTTCAGGAACGCGCTGGAGATCGGGTTTCTGGTGGGTCAATACTTCCTGTATGGATTCAACGTTCCCGCGGTGTACGAGTGCGATCGATACCCCTGCATAAAAGATGTTGAGTGCTACGTTTCCAGGCCAACGGAGAAGACGGTCTTCCTGGTCTTCATGTTCGCCGTCAGCGGCATTTGCGTGGTCTTGAATTTGGCCGAGCTCAATCACCTTGGCTGGAGGAAAATCAAAGCTGCCGTGAGAGGAGTCCAAGCCAGACGGAAGTCCATTTATGAGATCCGGAACAAAGACCTGCCCAGGATGAGCATGCCAAACTTTGGACGCACTCAGTCCAGCGACTCTGCTTATGTGTGA